The following coding sequences are from one Leptospira bouyouniensis window:
- a CDS encoding SH3 domain-containing protein, which translates to MIKFLLLLFGLFSIHLSCLERIEKTIPKNLEYIVERIPRYKDFVIDSDNQIDYFFERFHVKKESEIIEKDKKTEIRKIAKGKYKNLDFTVRLYNSEGKIRSTQVTFYFPPSKKIKSFEINHKNNSYTESNDCYEFSSVYSPVQTNVPAKLGNFQCGRELSFNADLQTVNEVCWDVKNQYQVDDCRDRASFDFKTQQKSFPSDRNTCPRKCYEFIPYLNSGIYIVRKSEVNLRKEPNRNSELIGKLKLDEEIEVIENTGPIEEIDENIAPWVKIKTKSGIEGYVFGIFLKKPKEFWN; encoded by the coding sequence ATGATTAAGTTTCTACTTTTACTTTTTGGATTGTTTTCAATCCATTTGTCTTGCTTAGAAAGAATAGAAAAAACCATTCCGAAAAATTTAGAATATATTGTCGAACGAATACCTAGATATAAGGACTTTGTCATCGATTCTGACAATCAAATCGACTATTTTTTCGAGAGGTTCCATGTAAAAAAAGAAAGTGAAATAATAGAGAAAGATAAAAAGACGGAAATTCGAAAAATAGCAAAAGGAAAGTATAAAAATTTAGATTTCACTGTTAGGTTATATAATTCTGAAGGAAAAATTCGTAGCACTCAGGTAACTTTTTATTTTCCACCTTCCAAAAAAATAAAATCTTTTGAAATCAATCATAAAAATAATTCATATACCGAGTCAAATGATTGTTATGAATTTTCATCTGTATATTCACCAGTGCAAACGAATGTACCTGCAAAATTAGGAAATTTCCAATGCGGTCGAGAGCTTAGTTTCAATGCAGATTTGCAAACTGTAAATGAAGTTTGTTGGGATGTAAAAAACCAATACCAAGTTGATGATTGTAGGGATCGTGCAAGTTTTGATTTTAAAACTCAACAAAAATCATTTCCGAGTGATCGCAATACATGTCCCCGTAAATGTTATGAGTTCATTCCGTATCTAAACTCAGGAATCTATATAGTTAGAAAATCTGAAGTTAATCTTAGAAAAGAACCAAATCGAAATAGTGAATTGATAGGAAAATTGAAATTAGACGAAGAGATTGAAGTGATAGAAAATACGGGTCCGATTGAAGAAATAGATGAAAACATAGCGCCTTGGGTAAAAATTAAAACCAAATCAGGCATTGAAGGATATGTATTTG
- a CDS encoding toxin-antitoxin system YwqK family antitoxin encodes MLFSEYEPTGGRNFSRSGKKILEEENLWAEGTFKEDKLNGKGKKYYFDNGKLEAEGIFKNGELNGKGRKYDFKSSKLEAEGTFEEGELTNDRWNGYDDKGYLVSHGIVKYERGIRFERNYYKGILKSEGTYDGKVFKGKKYYDNGNLEVEGTLENDVLNGKGKEYYYNGMLKSEGTYENGELNGKGKVYHENGKLRSEGTFERDELIKGIIYTNDGRKSQVVDEKGKLDY; translated from the coding sequence ATGCTTTTTTCTGAATACGAACCCACGGGCGGAAGAAACTTTTCAAGGAGTGGAAAAAAAATCCTTGAAGAAGAAAATCTTTGGGCTGAAGGCACTTTCAAAGAAGATAAGTTAAACGGAAAAGGGAAAAAATATTATTTTGACAACGGTAAACTTGAAGCTGAAGGCATTTTCAAGAATGGAGAGCTTAATGGAAAAGGGAGAAAATATGATTTTAAAAGCAGCAAACTTGAAGCCGAGGGCACATTTGAAGAGGGAGAGTTAACAAATGACAGGTGGAATGGCTACGACGATAAAGGCTATCTAGTATCCCACGGCATCGTTAAGTATGAGCGTGGTATCAGGTTTGAGAGAAATTATTATAAAGGAATACTAAAATCTGAAGGAACTTACGATGGTAAAGTGTTCAAAGGGAAAAAATATTATGACAACGGTAACCTTGAAGTCGAAGGAACTTTAGAAAATGATGTACTAAATGGTAAAGGTAAAGAATATTACTACAATGGAATGCTAAAATCTGAAGGCACTTACGAAAATGGAGAGCTAAATGGAAAGGGGAAAGTTTACCACGAAAACGGTAAATTGAGATCAGAAGGAACTTTCGAGAGGGATGAATTAATAAAAGGAATTATATATACGAATGATGGAAGAAAATCACAGGTTGTCGATGAAAAAGGAAAATTAGATTACTAG
- a CDS encoding ParB N-terminal domain-containing protein: MSAKTKKSAMFESLGQNILVSNKESFSLQKQTNKNWELSPVRNANVSELLDHPDNIKFFDYWDKSKKEDELAWSRFVDRIKKGGIHDPLIVFGPRANAVGFSLKPNTLITGHRRKKALKELGITEAPVRYIEGKITLRELEVLMLSDNFDRRQIKDPAQVIYILVNLFPDTFQKDNRGGDLSSKDSKTLAEISKTHGISVPQLKRYKAVYREALRLAQGAKQSNPGPTEFKQALKNLANKRKATPKQKPKVDIKSQFVKKFPFLHSKLTKAEQTKLFQAIEKMVNV; this comes from the coding sequence ATGAGTGCAAAAACAAAAAAGTCTGCCATGTTCGAGTCCCTTGGACAAAACATTTTAGTATCCAACAAAGAATCCTTTTCACTCCAAAAGCAAACAAACAAAAACTGGGAACTGAGTCCTGTTCGAAATGCCAATGTTTCGGAACTTCTCGATCATCCCGATAATATCAAGTTTTTTGACTATTGGGATAAATCCAAAAAAGAAGATGAATTGGCTTGGTCACGTTTTGTCGACCGAATCAAAAAAGGGGGAATCCATGATCCTCTCATCGTATTTGGTCCAAGAGCAAACGCCGTTGGATTTTCTTTAAAACCAAACACTCTCATCACAGGCCACCGCCGTAAAAAAGCCCTAAAGGAACTCGGCATCACAGAAGCACCAGTTCGTTATATCGAAGGAAAAATCACACTTCGCGAATTAGAAGTTTTGATGTTGTCCGACAACTTTGACAGACGGCAAATCAAAGACCCGGCCCAAGTCATCTACATCTTAGTGAATCTTTTTCCCGACACATTCCAAAAAGACAATCGTGGCGGAGATTTATCGTCAAAGGACAGCAAAACTCTTGCCGAGATTTCCAAAACACATGGAATCTCTGTTCCTCAACTCAAACGTTACAAGGCCGTTTACAGAGAAGCCTTGCGTCTCGCACAAGGTGCAAAGCAATCGAATCCTGGGCCAACCGAGTTTAAACAAGCTCTAAAAAACTTAGCAAACAAACGAAAGGCCACACCCAAACAAAAACCAAAAGTGGACATCAAATCTCAGTTTGTGAAGAAGTTTCCATTTTTACATTCCAAACTAACGAAAGCTGAACAAACCAAACTATTTCAAGCCATCGAAAAAATGGTCAATGTATAG
- a CDS encoding ParA family protein: MKIITSASLKGGVSKSTISIFLALAISQLKKKVLVIDLDPQSYSLTDFFLRDLSIEEIDKKNAYQAFSDRRQLKECMFQSQGITVIPCSPDLQDLGSETQNDPGLLLRSKKEISALPFDYVIIDTPPSPVYEFKIGLYAADIVLSPLTYDRWSLSGLLKAKKQVELIGRSGLKTPKHIAVPSMVSDKTKDDVVDILKEGKFKYTKSFITRSAAVQSSIMKGNLLKSGSKSEQEFSSLASEVISL; this comes from the coding sequence ATGAAAATTATCACTTCGGCAAGTTTGAAAGGTGGCGTTTCCAAAAGCACAATTTCTATTTTTTTGGCATTGGCAATCAGCCAATTGAAGAAAAAGGTTTTAGTGATCGACTTGGACCCTCAGTCATATTCCCTTACTGACTTTTTCCTTCGTGATCTTTCCATCGAAGAAATTGATAAAAAAAATGCTTACCAAGCCTTTTCCGATCGTAGACAACTAAAAGAATGTATGTTTCAGTCTCAAGGGATCACGGTGATACCTTGCTCTCCGGATTTACAAGATTTGGGATCCGAAACTCAAAATGATCCGGGTTTACTCCTTCGTTCCAAAAAGGAAATTTCTGCTTTGCCTTTTGACTATGTCATCATCGACACTCCACCATCTCCAGTATATGAATTCAAAATTGGACTCTATGCCGCCGACATTGTTCTCTCTCCACTCACGTATGATCGTTGGAGTTTGTCTGGCCTTCTCAAAGCCAAAAAACAAGTAGAACTCATTGGTCGATCCGGGTTAAAAACTCCGAAACACATTGCCGTTCCTTCCATGGTTTCCGACAAAACTAAAGATGATGTAGTCGACATCCTAAAAGAAGGGAAATTTAAATACACAAAATCGTTTATCACAAGATCGGCCGCTGTGCAGTCATCAATTATGAAAGGCAATCTTCTCAAATCAGGATCCAAATCCGAACAAGAATTTAGTTCCTTAGCAAGTGAGGTGATTTCTTTATGA